From the Stigmatella erecta genome, one window contains:
- a CDS encoding DUF2845 domain-containing protein has translation MRSLVMALPVALCLLAPPSHAASLRCGTHIVSDGATRDEVLARCGEPASKDTRSVAQENKTRTGKNESTKEIVYKTFEDWTYNFGTNRLMQVVTFEDGKLVSVQSTRHGY, from the coding sequence ATGCGTTCCCTCGTGATGGCCCTCCCCGTAGCGCTCTGCCTCCTCGCCCCGCCCAGCCACGCCGCCTCGCTCCGGTGTGGCACCCACATCGTCTCGGACGGTGCGACCCGGGACGAGGTGCTGGCACGGTGCGGCGAACCGGCCTCCAAGGACACCCGCAGCGTGGCCCAGGAGAACAAGACCCGGACCGGCAAGAACGAATCCACCAAGGAGATCGTCTACAAGACCTTCGAGGACTGGACGTACAACTTCGGCACCAACCGGCTGATGCAGGTGGTGACGTTCGAGGACGGCAAGCTCGTGAGCGTCCAGAGCACCCGCCACGGCTACTAA
- a CDS encoding bifunctional acetate--CoA ligase family protein/GNAT family N-acetyltransferase, whose translation MSARPPVEPTYDLLHQQARHPLDALFAPRSVAVIGASERQGSVGRTLLWNLISNPFGGTVYPVNPKRSNVLGIRTWPSISAIPEPVDLAVIVTPAPTVPGVIRECAEAGVKGAIIISAGFKETGVEGALLEQEVLREARRGRMRIIGPNCLGLMRPTTGLNATFAGAMARPGNVAFISQSGALLTAILDWSQRETVGFSAFVSLGSMLDVGWGDLIDYLGNDPRTRSILLYMESIGDARAFLSAAREVALQKPIIVIKAGRTEQAAKAAASHTGTLAGSDEVLTAAFRRAGVLRVDSIADLFYMAEVLAKQPRPEGRRLSIVTNAGGPGVLATDALVSGGGELAKPSEKTLSALNGLLPPQWSHGNPVDILGDADPERYAKALEVAGADENSDGLLVILTPQDMTEPTQTADRLKPYARLGKPVLASWMGGSEVAAGERILNDAGIPTFGYPDTAARIFNYMWRYSYYLSALYETPTLAEEPTGNARERVRTLIDAARADGRTLLTEYESKQLLAAYGIPSVETRLAATEDEAVAQAEALGFPVVVKLHSRTITHKTDVGGVRLNLASAEQVREAFSGIQRTLTERGQAGAFHGVTVQPMVRLDGYELIVGSSLDAQFGPVLLFGAGGILVEVFQDRALGLPPLNTTLARRLMERTLIYKALQGVRGRPPVNMAALETLLVRFSKLVVEQRLLKEVEINPLLASAGQPVALDARVVLHEPGVQESELPPLAIHPYPSQYEGRLRTKDGTELIVRPIRPEDEPKMEAFHRALSEQSVFMRYAGMMRLDQRVAHERLARICFIDYAREIALLAIHPAPEGDEIVGVGRLTRLQGTGDGEFAMLISDRMQYQGLGSEMLQRLVDIGREWGLERIVADILSRNRPMQRVCKKLGFDIIAGPDPTEEMVRAVKVLM comes from the coding sequence ATGTCCGCCCGCCCGCCCGTAGAGCCCACGTACGACCTGCTGCACCAGCAGGCCCGTCATCCGCTCGATGCCCTCTTCGCGCCCCGAAGCGTGGCCGTCATTGGCGCCAGCGAGCGCCAGGGCAGCGTGGGGCGCACCTTGCTGTGGAACCTCATCAGCAACCCTTTCGGCGGGACCGTGTACCCGGTCAATCCGAAGCGCAGCAATGTCCTGGGCATCCGGACCTGGCCGTCCATCTCCGCCATCCCCGAGCCGGTGGATCTGGCCGTCATCGTCACCCCGGCGCCCACGGTGCCGGGCGTCATCCGGGAGTGCGCCGAGGCTGGCGTCAAAGGCGCCATCATCATCTCCGCCGGCTTCAAGGAAACGGGCGTGGAGGGGGCGCTGCTGGAGCAGGAAGTGCTGCGCGAGGCCCGGCGGGGGCGCATGCGCATCATCGGCCCCAACTGCCTGGGATTGATGCGGCCTACCACCGGCCTCAACGCCACCTTCGCGGGCGCCATGGCCCGGCCTGGCAACGTGGCCTTCATCAGCCAGAGCGGCGCCCTGCTGACGGCCATCCTGGACTGGAGCCAGCGCGAGACGGTGGGCTTCAGCGCCTTCGTCTCCCTGGGCTCCATGCTCGACGTGGGCTGGGGAGACCTCATCGACTACCTGGGCAATGATCCGCGCACCCGCAGCATCCTGCTCTACATGGAGTCCATCGGCGACGCGCGCGCGTTCCTCTCGGCGGCCCGCGAGGTGGCGCTCCAGAAGCCCATCATCGTCATCAAGGCGGGCCGGACCGAGCAGGCCGCCAAGGCCGCCGCGTCCCACACCGGCACGCTCGCGGGCAGCGACGAGGTGCTGACCGCCGCCTTCCGCCGCGCGGGCGTGCTGCGCGTGGACAGCATCGCGGACCTCTTCTACATGGCCGAAGTCCTGGCCAAGCAGCCCCGCCCCGAGGGCCGGCGGCTCAGCATCGTCACCAACGCGGGCGGCCCGGGGGTGCTGGCCACGGATGCGCTCGTCTCCGGCGGGGGCGAGCTGGCCAAACCCTCGGAGAAGACGCTCTCGGCCCTCAATGGCTTGCTGCCACCGCAGTGGAGCCACGGCAACCCCGTGGACATCCTGGGAGACGCGGATCCCGAGCGGTACGCGAAGGCGCTGGAGGTGGCCGGCGCGGACGAGAACAGCGACGGGCTGCTCGTCATCCTCACCCCGCAGGACATGACGGAGCCCACGCAGACGGCGGACCGGCTCAAACCCTATGCCCGGCTGGGCAAGCCGGTCCTCGCCAGCTGGATGGGCGGCTCGGAGGTCGCCGCGGGCGAGCGCATCCTCAACGACGCGGGCATCCCCACGTTCGGCTATCCCGACACGGCTGCCCGCATCTTCAATTACATGTGGCGCTACAGCTATTACCTCAGCGCCCTGTACGAGACGCCCACGCTGGCGGAAGAGCCCACGGGCAACGCCCGCGAGCGGGTCCGGACGCTCATCGACGCGGCGCGAGCGGACGGACGGACGCTGCTCACGGAGTACGAGTCCAAGCAATTGCTGGCCGCGTATGGCATCCCCTCGGTGGAGACGCGGCTGGCGGCCACGGAGGACGAGGCCGTGGCCCAAGCCGAAGCCCTGGGCTTCCCGGTGGTGGTGAAGCTCCACTCGCGCACCATCACGCACAAGACGGACGTGGGCGGCGTGCGGCTGAACCTGGCGAGCGCGGAGCAGGTCCGCGAGGCGTTCTCCGGCATCCAGCGGACGCTGACCGAGCGGGGCCAGGCCGGGGCCTTCCACGGCGTGACGGTGCAGCCCATGGTCCGGCTGGACGGGTACGAGCTCATCGTCGGCAGCAGCCTGGATGCGCAGTTCGGCCCCGTGCTGCTCTTCGGGGCGGGCGGCATCCTGGTGGAGGTGTTCCAGGACCGGGCGCTGGGCCTGCCGCCGCTGAACACCACCCTGGCGCGGCGGCTGATGGAGCGCACGCTCATCTACAAGGCCCTGCAAGGCGTCCGGGGGCGCCCGCCGGTGAACATGGCCGCGCTGGAAACCCTGCTGGTCCGCTTCAGCAAGCTCGTGGTGGAGCAGCGCCTCCTCAAGGAGGTGGAGATCAACCCCCTGCTGGCCTCGGCCGGACAGCCGGTCGCCCTGGACGCGCGGGTGGTGCTGCATGAGCCCGGGGTGCAGGAGTCCGAGCTGCCCCCGCTGGCCATTCACCCCTACCCCTCCCAGTACGAGGGACGGCTGCGCACGAAGGACGGCACGGAGCTCATCGTCCGGCCCATCCGCCCGGAGGACGAGCCCAAGATGGAGGCCTTCCATCGCGCCCTCTCGGAGCAGAGCGTCTTCATGCGCTACGCGGGGATGATGCGGCTGGACCAGCGCGTGGCCCACGAGCGGCTGGCACGCATCTGCTTCATCGACTACGCGCGGGAGATCGCCCTGCTGGCCATCCACCCCGCGCCCGAAGGGGATGAAATCGTCGGCGTGGGCCGGTTGACGCGCCTGCAGGGCACCGGGGATGGGGAGTTCGCCATGCTCATCAGCGACCGGATGCAGTACCAGGGGCTGGGCTCGGAGATGCTCCAGCGGCTCGTGGACATTGGCCGCGAGTGGGGTCTGGAGCGCATCGTCGCGGACATCCTGTCGCGCAACCGCCCCATGCAGCGCGTCTGCAAGAAGCTGGGCTTCGACATCATCGCCGGCCCGGACCCCACCGAAGAGATGGTACGGGCCGTCAAAGTCCTGATGTGA
- a CDS encoding DUF3616 domain-containing protein: MFLTMFTVTAALATASGEGAPSSKTLTFEGACDASGAVVLGKDLFIVGDDEDNMLRVYDSRPGGRPVHAADVSKALRIASGKNPSPETDIEAATDIPPLAFWLTSHGRKSSGKQDPNRFRFFATRASPDGQSLQLEGKPYTRLLEDLLAAPQLKGFGLASAAQRAPKEPGGFNIEGMTAMEDGTSLLIGFRNPIPEGKAITIALLNPVEMVKGSPARLGEARLLDLEGLGIRSISRWRGQYLFIAGSSSSEGTSRLFTWDGKAGTPTRVESADFTGLNPEAFVTFEDKEEILILSDDGTRLIDGTECKRLKDPAKKQFRGFWLRVPQAAPPRDG, encoded by the coding sequence ATGTTCCTGACGATGTTCACGGTGACGGCGGCCCTCGCCACGGCCTCTGGAGAGGGAGCGCCTTCCAGCAAGACCTTGACGTTCGAGGGCGCGTGCGATGCCTCCGGGGCCGTGGTGCTGGGCAAGGACTTGTTCATCGTGGGGGACGATGAGGACAACATGCTCCGCGTCTACGACAGCCGGCCGGGAGGGCGGCCCGTCCACGCGGCCGATGTGTCCAAGGCCCTGAGGATTGCGTCCGGCAAGAATCCGAGCCCCGAGACGGACATCGAGGCCGCCACGGACATTCCTCCGCTCGCCTTCTGGTTGACCTCCCACGGCCGGAAGAGCTCCGGGAAGCAGGACCCCAACCGCTTCCGGTTCTTCGCGACCCGCGCCTCACCGGATGGGCAGTCGCTCCAGCTGGAAGGCAAGCCCTACACGCGGTTGCTGGAGGACCTCCTCGCCGCGCCTCAGCTCAAGGGGTTCGGGCTCGCTTCGGCCGCGCAGCGCGCGCCGAAAGAGCCGGGAGGCTTCAACATCGAGGGGATGACGGCGATGGAGGATGGAACGTCCCTCCTGATTGGCTTCCGGAACCCCATTCCGGAGGGCAAGGCCATCACCATCGCCCTCTTGAATCCCGTCGAGATGGTGAAGGGGAGCCCCGCCCGCCTGGGCGAGGCCCGGCTGCTGGACCTGGAGGGACTGGGCATCCGCTCCATCTCCCGGTGGCGGGGGCAGTACCTCTTCATCGCGGGCTCCTCCTCCTCGGAGGGCACCTCGCGCTTGTTCACCTGGGACGGGAAGGCCGGGACGCCCACGCGGGTGGAGAGCGCCGACTTCACCGGCCTCAACCCCGAGGCCTTCGTCACGTTCGAGGACAAGGAGGAGATCCTCATCCTCAGCGATGATGGAACGCGTCTGATCGACGGTACCGAGTGCAAGCGGCTCAAGGACCCCGCGAAGAAGCAGTTCCGCGGCTTCTGGCTCCGCGTGCCGCAGGCTGCCCCGCCCCGGGACGGTTAG
- a CDS encoding M28 family peptidase: MTLSSGRGLLLGAVLLGALLGLSWLRGQPPAVRSAEAAPDGFSVNQALEVRGRLMEGMGPHRVGQPALRVLRDRLLGEFQKLGLSPQVQSTFACSDYGTCATVENLLVRFPGRGPRAEGRQAVMLAVHYDSVGAGPGVSDDANGTAVVLEVARHLKSEPARRNDILLLITDGEEYGLLGAHAFTRHPWANDVAAVVNVEARGSSGLSHMFETGPNNARLVGFYAEHTARPSTNSLAYAVYKRMPNDTDFTVFKAAQMTGLGIANIDGVVHYHTPYDDLAHSDPRTLQHHGDVALGLIRAMAEEDFSQPPPGDAAFVDFLGLFVLHWPVGWTPGIALLGLGLILAGAYRWAREEPFTPRQLGWASLGWWGLLLLCAGVGFAYFKLLSTSGAAPVSWIAHPGPALAALGLLWVSVFWLFCALTARRTTGTARWTAVWGWWGLLTVGLSFAFPDAIPSLLIPVPLVGLAAVLAPRGGGRVAGVALGTALAGCLLFPLVFFLMSTLGLPSLPLVGVLLGLVLASLLPLSPARWPLGWRLPGVCVAGAGVLSLWALRLSPYSEQAPQRLNIVYRFDQDRQSSRWALEGDLSRVPGPLAEFQQGAREVTVPWETKPSFLLPAESIGLTAPELDPLLVETAGPGRTLQLRLRSTRGASFVNVAFSPKARLTSVRVNGQTLPAQKERIRNRYGQWRVISCVTDVPQGCVVELSQEGSEPIEAFLYDESPGIPPGRFSRRAEWKDFVPSQNGDVTVASRSLKI; encoded by the coding sequence TGCGGGTGCTTCGCGACCGCCTGCTGGGCGAGTTCCAGAAGCTGGGCCTGTCGCCGCAGGTGCAGTCCACCTTCGCCTGCTCGGATTACGGCACCTGCGCGACGGTGGAGAACCTCCTGGTCCGGTTTCCGGGCCGGGGTCCCCGGGCCGAGGGGCGCCAGGCGGTCATGCTCGCGGTGCACTATGACTCGGTGGGCGCGGGGCCGGGCGTGTCCGATGACGCCAATGGCACGGCGGTGGTTCTGGAGGTCGCCCGCCACCTGAAGTCCGAGCCCGCCCGCCGCAACGACATCCTCCTGCTCATCACCGACGGCGAGGAGTACGGGCTGCTCGGGGCCCACGCTTTCACGAGGCATCCCTGGGCCAACGATGTGGCCGCCGTCGTCAACGTGGAGGCCCGCGGCAGCTCGGGCTTGAGCCACATGTTCGAGACCGGCCCGAACAATGCCCGGCTCGTCGGGTTCTACGCGGAGCACACCGCGCGGCCCTCGACGAACTCCCTGGCCTATGCCGTCTACAAGCGCATGCCCAACGACACGGATTTCACCGTGTTCAAGGCTGCCCAGATGACCGGGCTGGGCATCGCCAACATCGACGGAGTGGTGCACTACCACACCCCCTATGATGACCTGGCGCATTCGGATCCGAGGACCCTGCAGCACCATGGGGATGTGGCCCTGGGGTTGATCCGTGCGATGGCGGAAGAGGACTTCTCCCAGCCGCCACCGGGGGATGCCGCGTTCGTGGACTTCCTGGGCCTGTTCGTCCTCCACTGGCCCGTGGGGTGGACCCCCGGCATCGCCTTGCTGGGGCTGGGGCTCATCCTCGCGGGGGCCTACCGGTGGGCCCGCGAGGAGCCGTTCACGCCGCGGCAGCTGGGCTGGGCGAGCCTGGGCTGGTGGGGGCTGCTGCTGTTGTGCGCCGGGGTGGGCTTTGCCTACTTCAAGCTCCTGAGCACGAGCGGGGCGGCCCCCGTGTCGTGGATCGCCCATCCCGGCCCCGCGCTCGCCGCGCTGGGGCTGCTCTGGGTCTCGGTCTTCTGGCTGTTCTGTGCGCTCACTGCCCGCAGGACGACGGGCACGGCCCGGTGGACCGCGGTGTGGGGCTGGTGGGGACTGCTGACGGTGGGGCTCTCGTTCGCCTTTCCCGATGCCATCCCCTCGCTGCTGATCCCGGTTCCCCTCGTGGGACTTGCCGCGGTGCTCGCGCCCCGGGGCGGGGGCCGCGTGGCGGGGGTGGCGCTGGGCACCGCCCTGGCGGGCTGCCTGCTGTTCCCGCTGGTGTTCTTCCTGATGAGCACCCTGGGGCTGCCCTCGCTGCCCCTGGTGGGTGTGTTGCTGGGGCTGGTGCTGGCCAGCCTCCTGCCCCTGTCACCCGCCCGGTGGCCCCTGGGCTGGCGGCTTCCCGGGGTCTGTGTGGCAGGCGCCGGGGTGCTCTCGCTGTGGGCCCTTCGCCTCTCGCCTTACTCGGAGCAAGCCCCCCAGCGGCTGAACATCGTCTACCGGTTCGATCAGGACCGGCAGTCGAGCCGCTGGGCCCTGGAGGGCGATCTGAGCCGGGTGCCCGGACCGCTCGCCGAGTTCCAGCAGGGCGCTCGGGAAGTGACCGTGCCGTGGGAGACGAAGCCCTCGTTTCTCCTGCCCGCGGAGTCCATCGGGTTGACCGCGCCCGAGCTGGATCCCCTGTTGGTGGAGACCGCCGGCCCGGGACGCACCCTCCAGCTGAGGCTTCGCTCGACGCGGGGGGCGTCCTTCGTGAACGTGGCGTTTTCTCCGAAAGCCCGCCTCACCTCGGTGCGGGTGAATGGGCAGACCCTGCCCGCGCAGAAGGAGCGGATCCGCAATCGCTACGGACAATGGCGGGTCATCTCCTGCGTGACCGATGTGCCCCAGGGGTGTGTCGTGGAGCTGTCCCAGGAGGGCAGCGAGCCCATCGAGGCGTTTCTCTATGATGAGTCCCCGGGCATCCCGCCAGGCCGGTTCTCTCGCCGCGCGGAGTGGAAGGACTTCGTGCCGAGCCAGAATGGGGATGTCACGGTCGCCTCGCGCTCGTTGAAGATCTAG